One Microcebus murinus isolate Inina chromosome 10, M.murinus_Inina_mat1.0, whole genome shotgun sequence DNA segment encodes these proteins:
- the MYF6 gene encoding myogenic factor 6 has product MMMDLFETGSYFFYLDGENVTLQPLEVAEGSPLYPGSDGTLSPCQDQMPPEAGSDSSGEEHVLAPPGLQPPHCPGQCLIWACKTCKRKSAPTDRRKAATLRERRRLKKINEAFEALKRRTVANPNQRLPKVEILRSAINYIERLQDLLHRLDQQEKMQELGVDPFSYRPKQENLEGADFLRTCSSQWPSVSDHSRGLVITAKEGGASIDSSASSSLRCLSSIVDSISSEERKVPCGEEVVEK; this is encoded by the exons ATGATGATGGACCTTTTTGAAACTGGCTCCTATTTCTTCTACTTGGATGGGGAAAATGTTACTCTGCAGCCGTTAGAAGTGGCAGAGGGCTCTCCTTTGTATCCAGGGAGTGATGGTACCCTGTCCCCCTGCCAGGACCAAATGCCCCCGGAAGCCGGCAGCGACAGCAGCGGAGAGGAACACGTCCTGGCGCCCCCAGGCCTGCAGCCTCCCCACTGCCCCGGCCAATGTCTGATCTGGGCTTGCAAGACTTGTAAGAGAAAATCTGCCCCCACTGACCGGCGAAAAGCCGCCACCCTGCGCGAGAGGAGGCGGCTAAAGAAAATCAACGAGGCCTTCGAGGCCCTGAAACGGCGGACTGTGGCCAACCCCAACCAGAGGCTGCCCAAGGTGGAGATTCTGCGGAGCGCCATCAACTACATTGAACGGCTGCAGGACCTGCTGCACCGCCTGGATCAGCAGGAGAAAAtgcaggagctgggggtggaCCCCTTCAGCTACAGACCCAAGCAAGAAAAT CTTGAGGGCGCGGATTTCCTGCGCACCTGCAGCTCCCAGTGGCCAAGTGTTTCGGATCATTCCAGGGGGCTCGTGATAACTGCTAAGGAAG gagGAGCAAGCATTGATTCGTCTGCCTCGAGTAGCCTTCGATGCCTTTCTTCTATCGTGGACAGTATTTCCTCGGAGGAACGCAAAGTCCCCTgcggggaggaggtggtggaaaAGTAA